TGTACGCGGGCGGGCACGGCGCGCTGCAGGGGGCGACGGCGTCTGGAGCGTTGGCGGCCGGGCTGGTGCTAGCGGGCCCGGTGACGGCCACGCCGCTGCTGCTGTTTGCCGCCGGGACGCGGCGGGTGCCCCTTTCGATCGTGGGTCTGAGCCAGTACATCACCCCGGTCATGCAGTTCCTGCTGGCCTGGGCGGTGTTCCACGAGGAGATCTCGCCGGCGCGCTGGATCTCGACGGCGTTGGTGTGGGTGGCGGTGATCGTATTCATCACCGACCTGCTGCGTCAGTTGGCGCGACGTCCGCACCTGGGCGAGCGCTGAAAGCGGCACCGTCACGCGCCTGAGACGGCGGATACGAAAAGTGTGACAACAGCAGGGACCATGACCTGAACTGCACCGGGTTTGATGGAGGCAGTGAATACACGGAAGGATCACTGCCGGGAGTGCACAAAGGAAGTATCCTGAGGAGCTGCGGGAGCGGGCCACCAGGATGGCTGTGGAGGCCCGTAGGGACCCCGAGAGGTCTAAGGGGGCGATCAGAAGGATCGCCGAGGAGTTGGGTGTCCACCCCGAGGCGCTGCGTACCTGGGTGATAGAGGGGCCGAGGTCGACGCGGGCGCCCGGCCGGGAACCACCAGTCAGGATGCTGAGCGGATCAGGCAGCTGGAGGCCGAGAACCGCGAACTGAGGCGGGCGAACGCGATCTTGAGGAGCGCGTCGGCTTTTTTCGCGGCCGACACCAGGCCGCCCGTCCCGCTGATCTGTAAGTACATCGACTCCCACAAGGAGGAGTTCGGGGCCTGTGCCGATCTGCCAGGT
This genomic stretch from Actinomyces qiguomingii harbors:
- a CDS encoding transposase, with translation MTAGSAQRKYPEELRERATRMAVEARRDPERSKGAIRRIAEELGVHPEALRTWVIEGPRSTRAPGREPPVRMLSGSGSWRPRTAN